Genomic segment of Dactylococcopsis salina PCC 8305:
TGCTTCACTGGGAACAAAAATCATGCCCATATCGGTCACTTTTGCCATTTCTTGGGCATCGTGGCTGGCGCGACTTAAGAGACGGGTATGGCTTAATTTTAAGTCCTCACAGGCTTTTGTAATCGCTGCTTGAATATGAGATTGGGCGGCGGCGGGAATTACGTTGAGCATGGGTTGCATTCCGATTTTTGTCCCTGTTTCAGTGGCAATGATAGCGGCGCGATCGCGCAATGTTCCTAATAAGTTATCTAAATGTTCACTGGATAAGTCTCGAATATCTAAACTCATTTCCACCAAACCTGGAATTGCATTCACCGTATTGGGATAGGCTTGGATGCGTCCCACTGTGGCGACTTGTTCCCCCCCTGAGTTGGCAATTTCATTAATGGCGAGGGTGAGTTTAGCAGCGGCTAAAAGTGCATCTCGTCGCCCCTTCATGGGAGTGGTTCCCGCGTGATTTGCTTCTCCTTCTATCGCGATCGTAAATCGGCGTTGACCCACAATTCCTTTAACAACACCAATGGTCATTTCGGCGGTTTCTAAAACGGGTCCTTGTTCTACGTGCAATTCTACAAAGGCGGCTAAATCTTGGGCATCCCGTCGGGCTTGATCAATGTTTTCCCATCGTCCGCCCACACGCTCTAAACAAGTATAAATGTCTGTGCCATCATCTCGACGGTAGCAAGCGAGATCATTGATGACACTTCCTGAGATCGCTTTTGAACCGAT
This window contains:
- a CDS encoding Zn-dependent hydrolase yields the protein MESRLTINENRFLRSIEELAHIGALPDGGIRRIAYTEEDINARQQVKSWMEQAGMTVRVDTAGNLIGRYPGKADNAPALATGSHIDTVPRGGRYDGAYGVLAGLEMVRVLQERNLYLNHPLEVIVFTDEEGSMIGSKAISGSVINDLACYRRDDGTDIYTCLERVGGRWENIDQARRDAQDLAAFVELHVEQGPVLETAEMTIGVVKGIVGQRRFTIAIEGEANHAGTTPMKGRRDALLAAAKLTLAINEIANSGGEQVATVGRIQAYPNTVNAIPGLVEMSLDIRDLSSEHLDNLLGTLRDRAAIIATETGTKIGMQPMLNVIPAAAQSHIQAAITKACEDLKLSHTRLLSRASHDAQEMAKVTDMGMIFVPSEAGLSHNAEEYTSPEDCVHGANVLLQTMIELDRHYGVSGKMRSVQVATQSYQSEESKR